From Roseofilum reptotaenium CS-1145, the proteins below share one genomic window:
- the nthA gene encoding nitrile hydratase subunit alpha, with protein MPSLYEGFQYDPERERYSAAKVKALESLLIEKGVIAGDTVDNILSYFETQMGPFNGAKLVARAWVDPAFKELLVNDCNAACNEMGFPPGMSGAEGEHMRVAENTPEVHNVIVCTLCSCYPWPTLGLPPYWYKDPTFRARTAREPRTVLKEFGVELDDSVEIRVWDTSGQIRWWVLPMRPEGTEGMNEEQLASLLTPEAMMGVALPKAA; from the coding sequence ATGCCAAGTCTTTACGAAGGTTTCCAGTACGATCCAGAGCGCGAGCGTTACAGTGCGGCCAAGGTCAAAGCGCTGGAATCATTGCTAATTGAGAAAGGAGTGATCGCTGGCGATACAGTTGATAACATCCTTAGCTATTTTGAAACCCAAATGGGGCCATTTAATGGCGCTAAGTTAGTTGCCAGAGCCTGGGTCGATCCCGCATTTAAAGAATTGCTGGTCAATGACTGCAACGCAGCCTGTAATGAGATGGGCTTTCCCCCCGGTATGTCCGGTGCAGAGGGGGAACACATGCGGGTAGCGGAGAACACCCCTGAAGTACATAACGTGATTGTCTGCACCCTATGTTCTTGCTATCCCTGGCCGACGCTAGGCTTACCGCCTTACTGGTATAAAGATCCCACCTTCCGGGCCCGCACGGCGCGGGAACCCCGCACGGTGCTGAAGGAATTTGGGGTTGAGCTGGATGATTCGGTCGAAATTCGTGTTTGGGATACGAGTGGCCAGATTCGTTGGTGGGTGTTACCCATGCGTCCTGAGGGGACGGAAGGCATGAATGAAGAGCAACTAGCTTCTCTGTTGACCCCCGAAGCGATGATGGGCGTTGCACTGCCTAAAGCGGCATAA
- a CDS encoding nitrile hydratase accessory protein, whose product MFTKFEHFAATSLMGSPEEAPPRRDGHLYFDRDWERLAFGVAIALSKQGHYEWEDFRQQLIGKIGEWEAEHGTDDPSWDYYQRWLAALEEILVESGVLAPGELDARMTDILDACSPEQKQSELPR is encoded by the coding sequence ATGTTCACTAAATTTGAACATTTTGCGGCGACGAGCTTAATGGGTTCGCCAGAGGAAGCGCCACCTCGACGTGATGGTCATCTCTATTTCGATCGCGACTGGGAGCGTCTAGCGTTTGGGGTGGCGATCGCCCTTTCTAAACAGGGGCATTACGAATGGGAAGACTTTCGCCAGCAATTGATTGGCAAAATTGGGGAGTGGGAAGCAGAGCATGGAACAGACGATCCGAGTTGGGATTATTACCAACGTTGGTTAGCCGCGCTCGAAGAAATTTTAGTCGAGTCTGGGGTGTTGGCTCCCGGTGAGTTGGACGCTCGAATGACAGACATTCTTGATGCTTGCAGTCCCGAGCAGAAACAATCTGAGCTACCCCGTTAA
- a CDS encoding pyridoxal phosphate-dependent aminotransferase: MNPAERIGGLLSESAFEVLGKAKALEAQGRDIIHLEIGQPDFPTPSHICQAATEAIAQGYTGYSLTLGLPELREAIAAQVSETRKIQVGGDRIIVTPGAKPLLFFGILAVVNPGDEVIYPDPGFPTYRSVIQFAQGRPIPLPLVEEREFSFRIEDLEGLISDKTKLLILNSPHNPTGGFLPLADLEAIAYLAIKHNFYILADEIYSRLLYDHPHYSLLSLPGMEDRTLLVDGFSKTYSMTGWRLGYGVMPQHLISALELLMLNSNSCTCTFIQKAGIAALQGSQESVQEMAKSFQHRREFLVAGLNQISGIHCLTPPGAFYAFPNIKELPLNSQALADYLLNQAGVALLPGTAFGNYGEGYLRLSYATSLEQLQRALERIREAVAAL; encoded by the coding sequence ATGAATCCAGCAGAGCGCATCGGGGGATTGTTATCAGAATCTGCGTTTGAGGTTTTGGGTAAAGCGAAAGCCTTAGAAGCGCAAGGACGCGATATTATTCACTTAGAAATTGGTCAACCGGACTTTCCTACACCTTCCCATATTTGCCAAGCAGCAACCGAGGCGATCGCCCAGGGCTATACCGGTTATAGTTTAACGTTAGGGTTGCCAGAACTGCGAGAGGCGATCGCCGCTCAGGTTAGCGAAACCCGGAAAATTCAGGTAGGGGGCGATCGCATTATCGTCACTCCAGGAGCCAAACCCCTACTCTTTTTCGGTATTCTAGCAGTGGTTAATCCTGGGGATGAAGTTATCTATCCCGATCCCGGTTTTCCCACCTATCGCTCCGTAATTCAGTTTGCCCAAGGTCGTCCCATTCCCTTACCCTTAGTGGAAGAGCGAGAATTTAGCTTTCGCATCGAAGATTTAGAAGGGCTGATTTCAGACAAAACCAAGCTATTGATCCTCAATTCCCCCCATAACCCCACGGGAGGATTTTTACCTTTAGCCGATTTAGAGGCGATCGCCTATTTAGCCATTAAACATAATTTTTATATCCTAGCTGACGAAATCTATTCTCGCCTGTTATATGACCATCCTCACTATAGTTTGCTCAGTCTACCTGGAATGGAAGATCGAACCCTCTTAGTCGATGGCTTTTCTAAAACCTATTCCATGACGGGATGGCGTTTAGGGTATGGCGTGATGCCCCAACATTTAATCAGTGCCTTAGAATTACTCATGCTCAACTCCAATTCTTGTACTTGTACCTTTATCCAAAAAGCCGGTATTGCCGCGTTGCAAGGTTCCCAAGAGTCAGTACAAGAAATGGCGAAATCTTTCCAGCATCGCCGTGAATTTCTCGTTGCTGGACTCAATCAAATTTCCGGTATTCACTGTCTCACTCCACCAGGCGCATTTTATGCATTTCCGAACATAAAAGAACTGCCCTTAAACTCTCAAGCGTTAGCCGATTATCTCCTCAATCAAGCCGGAGTTGCCCTCTTACCTGGAACCGCCTTTGGAAACTATGGGGAGGGCTATTTACGTCTCTCCTATGCCACCTCTTTAGAGCAACTCCAGCGTGCCCTAGAACGCATTCGGGAAGCCGTAGCAGCGCTTTAG